The genomic stretch aaggaaattacatcctGAGGGAGGTGCACGAAGGAATTTGTGGTAATCACTCAGGGGGGTTGCTCGTTGGTGATGAAAGTTTTGCGTCAAGGGTATTATTGGTCTACAATGAAAGAGGGTGCTGGAACTTCGTCAGAGCATGCGATCGCTGCCAACGCTTTGCAAACTACTCATCTATGCCAGTGACGCTCTGACACCTATGGTAAGCCGTGGCCGttcgccatgtggggaattgatcttatTGGAGAACTACTACTAAGGCTAAAGGGGACGTCAAATACGCAGTAGTCGCGGTtattactttactaaatgggcagaagctat from Apium graveolens cultivar Ventura unplaced genomic scaffold, ASM990537v1 ctg5996, whole genome shotgun sequence encodes the following:
- the LOC141702959 gene encoding uncharacterized protein LOC141702959, translating into MTPILAYIHKRTLPEDKFKARRLRYQTARYVVYDEVLYKRGFNQPLLRYVDEEEGNYILREVHEGICGNHSGGLLVGDESFASRVLLVYNERGCWNFVRACDRCQRFANYSSMPVTL